One genomic region from Phycodurus eques isolate BA_2022a chromosome 16, UOR_Pequ_1.1, whole genome shotgun sequence encodes:
- the ddx42 gene encoding ATP-dependent RNA helicase DDX42 isoform X1, producing MNWNKGGPGVKRGFGFGGFSLAGGKKEEPPLPQKSHGSFKPPGLSGAGSYGKSQLPSFYKIGTKRGNFDEENAYFEDDEEESSSNADLPYIPAENSPTRLQMKSGGGSESEDDPLDAFMAEVENQAAKDIKKIEEKSAKGVRDDIEEEDEQEAYFRYMAENPTAGLMQEEEEENVDYDSDGNPIAPVTKKIIMPLPPIDHSEIDYPPFEKNFYNEHEELSSLTGTQVVELRQKLNLRVSGAAPPKPCTSFAHFSFDEQLMHQIRKSEYTQPTPIQCQGVPIALSGRDMIGIAKTGSGKTAAFIWPMLVHIMDQKELEAGDGPIGVIVCPTRELCQQIHAECKRFGKAYSLRSVAVYGGGSMWEQAKALQEGAEIVVCTPGRLIDHVKKKATSLQRVSYLVFDEADRMFDMGFEYQVRSIASHVRPDRQTLLFSATFRKKIERLARDILIDPIRVVQGDIGEANEDVTQVVEMLPSGTDKWSWLTRHLVEFTSSGSVLIFVTKKANSEELATNLMKEGYSLGLLHGDMDQSERNKVISDFKKKNLPILVATDVAARGLDIPSIRTVVNYDVARDIDTHTHRIGRTGRAGEKGVAYTLLTNKDATFAGDLVRNLEGANQSVSKELMDLALQNPWFRKSRFKGGKGKKLNIGGGGLGYKERPGLGADTSDRSTSSVLSSLSGYEGFSKPSSGAMGDRISAMRQAFQAQYKSHFVAASGNPPKLSTKSNSSSGWTSAGSLSSVPTESPNGAERAQAGAEWAQAGAERAQAVAASFAIPGFTSAGSLSTVSAAQSNIPTASRERSDRDRERDRSGRHSDSRNGDESRRDREDRRSERDRGDDSFAIPEPPKRRKSRWDN from the exons ATGAATTGGAATAAAGGCGGTCCGGGCGTAAAGCGAGGCTTCGGCTTTGGGGGCTTTTCCCTCGCCGGCGGGAAGAAAGAGGAACCACCACTTCCCCAGAAATCTCACGGGTCGTTCAAGCCGCCGGGATTAAGCGGCGCTGGCAGCTACGGGAAGAGCCAACTGCCGTCATTCTACAAAATCGGTACCAAAAGAGGAAATTTTGACGAGGAGAATGC GTACTTTGAGGACGATGAGGAGGAGTCCAGCAGTAACGCGGACCTCCCGTACATCCCAGCGGAGAACTCACCCACCCGACTACAGATGAAGTCCGGTGGAGGCTCGGAGAGCGAAGACGATCCCCTTGATGCCTTTATGGCCGAGGTTGAG AACCAAGCGGCAAAGGACATTAAGAAAATCGAGGAAAAGTCGGCCAA GGGTGTTCGTGATGAcattgaagaagaagatgaacaA GAGGCCTACTTTCGCTACATGGCCGAGAACCCCACCGCCGGCCTtatgcaggaggaggaggaggagaacgtGGACTACGACAGCGATGGCAACCCCATTGCCCCTGTCACCAAGAAAATCATCATGCCCCTGCCTCCTATCGACCACTCAGAG ATTGATTACCCGCCTTTTGAGAAGAACTTCTACAATGAGCACGAGGAGCTCAGTAGCCTGACCGGAACTCAGGTGGTCGAACTACGGCAAAAGCTCAACTTGCGT GTATCTGGTGCCGCCCCGCCTAAACCATGTACTAGCTTCGCCCACTTCAGCTTTGATGAGCAGCTGATGCATCAGATCCGCAAGTCCGAGTACACTCAGCCCACTCCCATCCAGTGCCAG GGTGTCCCCATCGCACTGTCGGGCCGTGACATGATCGGCATCGCGAAAACTGGCAGTGGCAAAACAGCGGCGTTTATCTGGCCCATGCTTGTGCATATCATGGACCAGAAGGAGCTGGAGGCCGGGGATGGGCCCATCGGTGTTATTGTGTGCCCCACCAGGGAACTCTGTCAGCAG ATCCACGCTGAATGCAAGCGGTTTGGCAAAGCGTACTCTTTGCGCTCGGTGGCAGTCTACGGAGGAGGCAGCATGTGGGAGCAAGCCAAAGCTCTGCAGGAAGGCGCAGAGATTGTGGTGTGCACCCCA ggTCGTCTGATCGACCACGTTAAAAAGAAGGCCACGTCCCTGCAGAGAGTATCCTACCTTGTGTTTGATGAAGCAGACCGCATGTTTGATATGGGCTTTG aGTATCAAGTTAGATCCATCGCCAGCCACGTGCGTCCAGACAGACAGA CGCTTCTATTCAGCGCCACGTTCCGGAAGAAAATTGAGAGGCTGGCCAGGGACATCCTGATAGATCCCATCCGCGTGGTGCAGGGAGACATCGGAGAG GCCAACGAGGACGTGACGCAGGTGGTGGAGATGCTGCCGAGCGGCACGGACAAATGGAGCTGGCTGACTCGGCACCTGGTGGAGTTCACGTCCAGCGGCTCGGTGCTGATCTTTGTCACTAAGAAGGCCAATTCGGAGGAGCTGGCCACCAACCTGATGAAGGAGGGCTACAGCCTGGGCCTGCTTCACGGCGACATGGATCAGAGCGAGAGGAACAAGGTCATTAGTGATTTCAAGAAGAAGAATCTGCCCATCCTGGTGGCCACCGACGTTGCCG CCCGCGGTCTGGACATCCCATCCATCCGCACGGTGGTCAACTACGACGTGGCGCGGGACatcgacacacacacgcaccgcATCGGCCGGACGGGTCGAGCCGGCGAGAAGGGCGTGGCCTACACCCTTTTGACAAATAAGGATGCCACCTTCGCTGGGGACCTGGTGCGCAATCTGGAGGGCGCCAACCAGAGCGTCTCCAAAGAATTGATGGACTTGGCCCTGCAG AATCCATGGTTTAGAAAGTCCAGATTCAAAGGCGGTAAAGGAAAGAAGCTGAACATCGGTGGAGGAGGACTTGGCTACAAAGAGAGACCGGGATTGGGCGCCGACACGTCT GATCGTAGCACCAGCAGCGTGTTGTCTTCCTTGAGCGGCTACGAGGGTTTCAGCAAGCCCAGCAGTGGGGCCATGGGAGACCGCATATCTGCCATGAGACAAGCCTTCCAG GCTCAGTATAAGAGTCACTTTGTGGCGGCGTCCGGCAACCCACCCAAGCTCAGCACAAAGTCCAACAGCTCATCTGGCTGGACCAGCGCCGGCAGCTTGAGCTCGGTGCCCACAGAGTCACCCAACGGTGCCGAGCGGGCCCAGGCTGGCGCCGAGTGGGCTCAGGCTGGCGCCGAGCGGGCCCAAGCCGTTGCCGCCTCTTTCGCCATTCCGGGCTTCACCAGCGCCGGCTCCCTGAGCACAGTCTCCGCCGCACAGAGCAACATCCCGACGGCCTCGCGAGAACGCAGCGATCGGGATCGGGAAAGAGATCGCAGCGGCCGCCATAGTGACAGCCGTAACGGAGATGAAAGCAGGCGGGATAGAGAGGACAGAAGGAGCGAGAGGGACAGAGGAGATGATAGCTTCGCCATACCCGAGCCACCCAAACGTAGAAAGAGCAGGTGGGACAACTAA
- the ddx42 gene encoding ATP-dependent RNA helicase DDX42 isoform X2, which yields MAENPTAGLMQEEEEENVDYDSDGNPIAPVTKKIIMPLPPIDHSEIDYPPFEKNFYNEHEELSSLTGTQVVELRQKLNLRVSGAAPPKPCTSFAHFSFDEQLMHQIRKSEYTQPTPIQCQGVPIALSGRDMIGIAKTGSGKTAAFIWPMLVHIMDQKELEAGDGPIGVIVCPTRELCQQIHAECKRFGKAYSLRSVAVYGGGSMWEQAKALQEGAEIVVCTPGRLIDHVKKKATSLQRVSYLVFDEADRMFDMGFEYQVRSIASHVRPDRQTLLFSATFRKKIERLARDILIDPIRVVQGDIGEANEDVTQVVEMLPSGTDKWSWLTRHLVEFTSSGSVLIFVTKKANSEELATNLMKEGYSLGLLHGDMDQSERNKVISDFKKKNLPILVATDVAARGLDIPSIRTVVNYDVARDIDTHTHRIGRTGRAGEKGVAYTLLTNKDATFAGDLVRNLEGANQSVSKELMDLALQNPWFRKSRFKGGKGKKLNIGGGGLGYKERPGLGADTSDRSTSSVLSSLSGYEGFSKPSSGAMGDRISAMRQAFQAQYKSHFVAASGNPPKLSTKSNSSSGWTSAGSLSSVPTESPNGAERAQAGAEWAQAGAERAQAVAASFAIPGFTSAGSLSTVSAAQSNIPTASRERSDRDRERDRSGRHSDSRNGDESRRDREDRRSERDRGDDSFAIPEPPKRRKSRWDN from the exons ATGGCCGAGAACCCCACCGCCGGCCTtatgcaggaggaggaggaggagaacgtGGACTACGACAGCGATGGCAACCCCATTGCCCCTGTCACCAAGAAAATCATCATGCCCCTGCCTCCTATCGACCACTCAGAG ATTGATTACCCGCCTTTTGAGAAGAACTTCTACAATGAGCACGAGGAGCTCAGTAGCCTGACCGGAACTCAGGTGGTCGAACTACGGCAAAAGCTCAACTTGCGT GTATCTGGTGCCGCCCCGCCTAAACCATGTACTAGCTTCGCCCACTTCAGCTTTGATGAGCAGCTGATGCATCAGATCCGCAAGTCCGAGTACACTCAGCCCACTCCCATCCAGTGCCAG GGTGTCCCCATCGCACTGTCGGGCCGTGACATGATCGGCATCGCGAAAACTGGCAGTGGCAAAACAGCGGCGTTTATCTGGCCCATGCTTGTGCATATCATGGACCAGAAGGAGCTGGAGGCCGGGGATGGGCCCATCGGTGTTATTGTGTGCCCCACCAGGGAACTCTGTCAGCAG ATCCACGCTGAATGCAAGCGGTTTGGCAAAGCGTACTCTTTGCGCTCGGTGGCAGTCTACGGAGGAGGCAGCATGTGGGAGCAAGCCAAAGCTCTGCAGGAAGGCGCAGAGATTGTGGTGTGCACCCCA ggTCGTCTGATCGACCACGTTAAAAAGAAGGCCACGTCCCTGCAGAGAGTATCCTACCTTGTGTTTGATGAAGCAGACCGCATGTTTGATATGGGCTTTG aGTATCAAGTTAGATCCATCGCCAGCCACGTGCGTCCAGACAGACAGA CGCTTCTATTCAGCGCCACGTTCCGGAAGAAAATTGAGAGGCTGGCCAGGGACATCCTGATAGATCCCATCCGCGTGGTGCAGGGAGACATCGGAGAG GCCAACGAGGACGTGACGCAGGTGGTGGAGATGCTGCCGAGCGGCACGGACAAATGGAGCTGGCTGACTCGGCACCTGGTGGAGTTCACGTCCAGCGGCTCGGTGCTGATCTTTGTCACTAAGAAGGCCAATTCGGAGGAGCTGGCCACCAACCTGATGAAGGAGGGCTACAGCCTGGGCCTGCTTCACGGCGACATGGATCAGAGCGAGAGGAACAAGGTCATTAGTGATTTCAAGAAGAAGAATCTGCCCATCCTGGTGGCCACCGACGTTGCCG CCCGCGGTCTGGACATCCCATCCATCCGCACGGTGGTCAACTACGACGTGGCGCGGGACatcgacacacacacgcaccgcATCGGCCGGACGGGTCGAGCCGGCGAGAAGGGCGTGGCCTACACCCTTTTGACAAATAAGGATGCCACCTTCGCTGGGGACCTGGTGCGCAATCTGGAGGGCGCCAACCAGAGCGTCTCCAAAGAATTGATGGACTTGGCCCTGCAG AATCCATGGTTTAGAAAGTCCAGATTCAAAGGCGGTAAAGGAAAGAAGCTGAACATCGGTGGAGGAGGACTTGGCTACAAAGAGAGACCGGGATTGGGCGCCGACACGTCT GATCGTAGCACCAGCAGCGTGTTGTCTTCCTTGAGCGGCTACGAGGGTTTCAGCAAGCCCAGCAGTGGGGCCATGGGAGACCGCATATCTGCCATGAGACAAGCCTTCCAG GCTCAGTATAAGAGTCACTTTGTGGCGGCGTCCGGCAACCCACCCAAGCTCAGCACAAAGTCCAACAGCTCATCTGGCTGGACCAGCGCCGGCAGCTTGAGCTCGGTGCCCACAGAGTCACCCAACGGTGCCGAGCGGGCCCAGGCTGGCGCCGAGTGGGCTCAGGCTGGCGCCGAGCGGGCCCAAGCCGTTGCCGCCTCTTTCGCCATTCCGGGCTTCACCAGCGCCGGCTCCCTGAGCACAGTCTCCGCCGCACAGAGCAACATCCCGACGGCCTCGCGAGAACGCAGCGATCGGGATCGGGAAAGAGATCGCAGCGGCCGCCATAGTGACAGCCGTAACGGAGATGAAAGCAGGCGGGATAGAGAGGACAGAAGGAGCGAGAGGGACAGAGGAGATGATAGCTTCGCCATACCCGAGCCACCCAAACGTAGAAAGAGCAGGTGGGACAACTAA
- the limd2 gene encoding LIM domain-containing protein 2 — protein sequence MDTRNTEEKPVQRSKSFSLKTQKEVCSSCEKTVYPMERLVADNQVFHSTCFCCKHCNTKLSLGSFAALQGEFYCKPHFKQLFKSKGNYDEGFGRKQHKERWAAKETENITKTA from the exons ATG GACACCAGAAACACTGAGGAGAAACCAGTCCAGCGGTCCAAG TCCTTTAGCTTGAAGACGCAGAAGGAGGTTTGCTCATCCTGCGAGAAGACGGTCTACCCCATGGAGCGGCTGGTGGCTGACAACCAGGTCTTCCACTCCACGTGCTTCTGCTGCAAGCACTGCAACACCAAGCTCAG CCTGGGAAGCTTCGCTGCCTTGCAAGGTGAATTCTACTGCAAGCCTCATTTcaagcagctgttcaaaagCAAAGGCAACTATGACGAGGGCTTTGGACGCAAGCAGCACAAAGAGCGCTGGGCCGCCAAGGAGACAGAAAACATAACCAAGACGgcgtaa